A genome region from Yoonia vestfoldensis includes the following:
- a CDS encoding cyclic nucleotide-binding domain-containing protein, with protein sequence MTDQRLRKHKSNAQLTLIKSAGDIHNQAIRDIDMPNPEYSDVRMLDLFSGMGDEHFATLMRGAYVQNFPAQIELITEGEPADFLHIVLSGSVDLVSHWNGRDTSMATVRPISTFILAATVKDAPYLMSARTLEKSRIALIPSQDVRAIFDADGNFARAIVTELAQCYRSVIKAQKDLKLRTSLERLANYLLRQQKQADGAAVFTLGFEKRRLASVLGMTPENLSRAFKGLQPYGVSVDGNQISIADQDDLERFAKPNPLIDNFAT encoded by the coding sequence ATGACCGATCAACGCCTGCGAAAGCACAAGTCAAACGCGCAGTTGACATTAATCAAGTCAGCGGGCGATATTCACAACCAAGCCATCAGGGACATTGACATGCCCAATCCAGAATACAGCGATGTTCGGATGCTAGATCTTTTTTCGGGCATGGGGGACGAACATTTCGCCACCCTGATGCGCGGCGCCTATGTGCAGAATTTCCCAGCCCAGATTGAATTGATCACCGAAGGGGAACCTGCCGATTTTTTGCACATCGTTCTTTCCGGCTCGGTCGACCTCGTGTCTCATTGGAACGGCAGGGATACCAGCATGGCTACGGTGCGGCCTATCTCGACATTTATTCTGGCCGCGACAGTCAAAGACGCGCCCTATCTGATGTCGGCACGCACGTTGGAAAAAAGCCGGATCGCGCTGATCCCCAGTCAGGATGTGCGCGCCATTTTTGACGCCGACGGGAATTTTGCCCGCGCCATCGTCACAGAACTCGCACAATGTTACCGGTCGGTGATCAAGGCCCAAAAAGATCTCAAGCTGAGAACATCGCTTGAACGGCTTGCGAATTACCTGTTACGCCAACAAAAACAGGCTGACGGTGCGGCCGTTTTCACTCTCGGCTTTGAAAAGCGCAGGCTTGCATCGGTGCTTGGCATGACGCCCGAAAACCTCAGCCGCGCCTTTAAGGGGTTGCAGCCCTATGGGGTTAGCGTAGATGGCAACCAAATTTCGATCGCGGATCAAGACGATCTCGAACGTTTTGCAAAGCCCAACCCGCTGATTGATAACTTTGCCACGTGA
- a CDS encoding IS110 family transposase — translation MNKVTYVGLDVHKDTIAVAVAEDGRSGEIRFFGTIAHSADSVLRLTKQLVAAGNTPSFCYEAGPCGYGLHRHLTKLGFECAVVAPAMIPRKAGDRVKTDRRDAEMLARLWRAGELTPIWTPDEEQEAMRDLIRTRKQAMDAVKVAKQQLLSFLLRHGLRYENGSYWTKRHRRWLAELRRFRFSYQQLAFEELKRAVDQAEARVATLDQAIDEAVRDWHFSPVVDALRALRGVNTIIAATVVAEIGDITRFENPRQLMAWLGLVPSEHSSGSTTRRGRLTKTGNALARTMLVEAGWSYRHPPKEGQPYLKRSAHLPQEIKDIGWKAQTRLCKRFRHLSNTGKPQPRVLAAIARELAGFIWDIARKTPLSA, via the coding sequence ATGAACAAAGTCACTTACGTTGGACTGGACGTCCATAAAGATACGATTGCCGTTGCGGTTGCGGAGGATGGCCGCAGTGGTGAGATCCGGTTCTTTGGTACGATCGCGCATTCCGCCGATTCTGTCCTGCGGCTAACCAAGCAGCTTGTGGCTGCTGGCAACACGCCGAGCTTTTGCTACGAGGCGGGCCCCTGCGGTTACGGTCTGCATCGTCACCTCACCAAACTAGGCTTTGAGTGTGCCGTTGTTGCGCCCGCGATGATCCCCCGCAAGGCTGGGGATCGGGTGAAGACTGATCGCCGGGACGCCGAGATGCTCGCGCGGCTATGGCGTGCGGGGGAGTTGACGCCGATCTGGACGCCCGATGAGGAGCAGGAAGCCATGCGTGACCTGATCCGTACCCGCAAGCAGGCGATGGATGCCGTGAAGGTAGCCAAGCAGCAGCTGCTCAGCTTCCTGCTTCGGCACGGCTTGCGATACGAGAACGGCAGCTACTGGACCAAGCGCCACCGCCGATGGTTGGCCGAGCTGCGCCGTTTCCGCTTCTCTTATCAACAATTGGCCTTCGAGGAGTTGAAGCGCGCCGTAGATCAGGCGGAGGCGCGTGTCGCCACGCTTGATCAGGCAATTGATGAAGCTGTTCGGGATTGGCACTTTTCTCCCGTGGTCGATGCGCTGCGCGCGTTGCGCGGCGTGAATACGATCATCGCGGCGACTGTGGTGGCCGAGATTGGTGACATCACCCGGTTTGAAAACCCGCGTCAGCTTATGGCCTGGCTTGGGTTGGTACCGAGCGAGCATTCCAGCGGCAGCACAACGCGCCGAGGGCGGCTAACGAAGACTGGAAATGCTTTGGCGCGTACTATGCTGGTCGAAGCCGGATGGTCTTATCGTCATCCGCCGAAAGAAGGTCAGCCGTATCTCAAACGCTCAGCCCACTTGCCTCAGGAGATCAAAGATATTGGCTGGAAAGCACAGACGCGGCTTTGCAAGCGGTTCCGCCATCTGTCGAACACTGGCAAACCTCAGCCACGCGTGCTCGCGGCCATCGCGCGTGAACTCGCCGGCTTCATCTGGGACATCGCACGCAAGACGCCGTTATCCGCGTAA
- a CDS encoding nitrate/nitrite transporter, with product MQTSVTASPVDQTRALSLSTIAFTACFAVWTIFAIIGVAIKAELDLNDTQFGLLVATPILTGSISRLFLGVWTEKYGGRLVFSSQMILTALATWALTLADSYIMYLIAALGIGLAGGSFIIGVAYVSRWYDAGHQGTALGIFGAGNVGAAITKFVAPFVMVAYGWHGVAYVWAAGLAIIGVLFFLLAKDDPELVERRKTGAKAPSFAQQFAPLKNLQVWRFSLYYFFVFGAFVALALWLPHYLIDVYSVDVRTAGMAAASFSLAASLFRAYGGHLSDKFGARAVMYWTFGFSMLFLFMLSYPPTDYVIQGKDGPIAFSTKMGLWPFVVTLFALGFFMSLGKAAVFKHIPVYYPGHVGAVGGLVGMIGGLGGFILPIAFGALLDLTGIYTSCFALLFVLVAIALTWMHLSVRAMERAAHGEVLDQLPQLPEMQEIHTLRTDMPRVLEDWHPEDPQFWEAKGRAIARRNLWISIPALLLAFSVWMVWSMVVARLPAIGFDFAPSQLFWLAALPGLSGATLRIFYSFMVPIFGGRLWTTLSTASLLLPAIGIGYAVQNPDTPYLIFLTLALLCGFGGGNFASSMANIGYFFPKAEKGNALAMNAGLGNLGVSVMQFLVPIVITAGVFGAMGGQPQTMSDGGQLWMQNAGFVWVPFILAATVAAWLGMNDIADARASFAAQAVIFGRKHNWLMCILYTGTFGSFIGYSAGFPLLTKLAFPEVNALNYVFLGPLVGALSRAGTGWISDRFGGGRVTLWTFAAMIVATFGVIFFLGVGSFMGFFACFMALFFLTGVGNASTFQMIPVIMGREVPRLMPHLGADDTKRQIAMESGAITAFTSAIAAYGAFFIPKAYGTSIAMTGSAVGALWAFLIFYAVCVVITWAVYTRRGGLLHDIECGGRDLTSAQPAE from the coding sequence ATGCAGACCTCAGTTACAGCCTCACCCGTCGACCAAACGCGCGCCCTGAGCCTGAGCACGATCGCCTTTACTGCCTGTTTTGCGGTTTGGACAATTTTTGCCATCATCGGTGTGGCAATCAAGGCCGAACTGGACCTGAATGACACACAGTTCGGTCTGCTGGTGGCGACACCGATCCTGACCGGCTCGATCAGCCGCCTGTTTCTGGGTGTCTGGACCGAAAAATATGGCGGGCGTCTGGTGTTCTCGTCTCAGATGATCCTGACCGCGCTGGCCACATGGGCGCTGACACTGGCGGACAGTTATATCATGTATCTGATCGCGGCACTTGGCATCGGCTTGGCTGGTGGCTCGTTCATTATCGGCGTCGCTTATGTCAGCCGCTGGTATGATGCAGGGCATCAGGGCACGGCACTGGGTATCTTTGGTGCGGGCAATGTCGGCGCGGCAATCACCAAATTCGTCGCCCCTTTCGTCATGGTCGCCTATGGCTGGCATGGCGTCGCCTACGTCTGGGCGGCAGGTCTGGCGATTATCGGCGTGTTGTTCTTTCTTTTGGCCAAGGATGATCCCGAACTGGTCGAACGCCGCAAGACCGGTGCCAAGGCGCCGTCTTTTGCACAGCAGTTTGCACCGCTCAAGAACCTGCAGGTCTGGCGTTTTTCTCTCTACTATTTTTTTGTTTTTGGCGCTTTTGTCGCCCTTGCACTCTGGCTGCCGCACTACCTGATCGACGTTTACAGTGTCGACGTGCGCACGGCCGGGATGGCTGCCGCCTCGTTCAGTCTGGCAGCCTCGCTGTTCCGCGCCTACGGCGGACACCTGTCCGATAAATTTGGTGCGCGGGCGGTCATGTATTGGACCTTTGGTTTTTCCATGCTGTTCCTGTTCATGCTGTCCTATCCGCCCACCGACTACGTTATTCAAGGCAAGGACGGCCCGATCGCGTTCTCGACGAAGATGGGTCTGTGGCCGTTCGTGGTCACGTTGTTCGCGCTCGGATTTTTTATGAGCCTCGGCAAAGCTGCGGTCTTCAAGCACATTCCGGTCTATTATCCCGGGCATGTGGGTGCTGTGGGCGGCCTTGTGGGTATGATCGGCGGTCTTGGTGGTTTCATCCTGCCCATTGCCTTTGGTGCGCTTCTTGACCTGACGGGCATCTACACAAGCTGCTTTGCACTGCTGTTCGTTCTTGTCGCGATCGCGCTGACATGGATGCATCTGTCGGTCCGTGCAATGGAACGTGCTGCCCATGGCGAGGTTCTGGACCAGTTACCGCAACTTCCCGAGATGCAGGAAATCCATACGCTGCGCACCGACATGCCGCGTGTGCTGGAAGACTGGCATCCCGAAGACCCGCAATTCTGGGAGGCCAAGGGTCGTGCCATTGCGCGGCGCAACCTGTGGATCTCGATCCCTGCACTTTTGCTGGCCTTTTCGGTCTGGATGGTCTGGTCGATGGTCGTAGCGCGTCTGCCCGCGATCGGTTTCGACTTCGCGCCAAGCCAGTTGTTCTGGCTTGCAGCACTGCCAGGCTTGTCAGGTGCGACCTTGCGTATCTTCTACAGCTTCATGGTGCCGATCTTTGGCGGCCGGCTGTGGACGACGTTGTCTACGGCGTCGCTTCTCTTGCCCGCAATCGGCATCGGCTATGCGGTGCAGAACCCTGACACGCCTTATCTGATCTTTCTGACGCTGGCGCTGCTTTGCGGCTTTGGTGGCGGCAACTTTGCCTCTTCGATGGCGAATATCGGATATTTCTTTCCGAAAGCTGAAAAAGGCAACGCACTGGCAATGAACGCAGGTCTTGGGAACCTTGGTGTGTCGGTGATGCAGTTCCTTGTCCCTATTGTCATCACCGCGGGTGTGTTCGGTGCCATGGGCGGACAACCGCAGACCATGTCCGATGGCGGGCAACTTTGGATGCAGAACGCAGGCTTCGTCTGGGTGCCCTTCATCCTTGCGGCCACTGTCGCCGCGTGGCTGGGCATGAATGACATTGCCGACGCCCGCGCCAGTTTCGCCGCGCAGGCGGTCATCTTTGGACGCAAGCATAACTGGTTGATGTGTATCCTTTACACCGGCACCTTCGGCAGCTTCATCGGTTACTCTGCCGGGTTCCCGTTGCTGACCAAACTCGCCTTTCCCGAGGTGAACGCCCTGAACTACGTGTTCCTTGGCCCATTGGTGGGCGCTCTCAGCCGCGCCGGCACCGGCTGGATCAGTGACCGCTTTGGCGGCGGACGGGTGACCTTGTGGACCTTCGCTGCGATGATCGTCGCGACCTTTGGTGTGATCTTTTTCCTTGGTGTCGGGTCGTTCATGGGGTTCTTTGCCTGCTTCATGGCACTGTTCTTCCTGACCGGGGTCGGGAATGCGTCCACCTTCCAGATGATTCCCGTGATCATGGGCCGCGAGGTGCCGCGCCTGATGCCACATCTGGGCGCGGATGACACCAAGCGCCAGATCGCCATGGAATCCGGTGCGATCACCGCCTTCACCTCGGCCATCGCGGCCTATGGCGCATTCTTCATCCCCAAGGCCTACGGCACATCCATCGCGATGACCGGATCGGCTGTCGGCGCGCTGTGGGCCTTTTTGATCTTCTACGCGGTTTGCGTGGTCATCACCTGGGCCGTCTACACCCGCCGCGGTGGCCTTCTTCACGACATCGAGTGTGGCGGTCGCGACCTGACCTCTGCCCAACCAGCCGAATAA